The following is a genomic window from Lysinibacillus sp. G4S2.
TTCTCATCATTTTCTAATTAGACTTTCACCCCTTGTATCGTTTACGATGGAAAGAAAATGATGAGGATTGATTCGGTATGACTAATCGAATTTTAATAATAGAGGATGAGGAGAATATTGCGAGAGTCCTACAGTTAGAGCTTCAATTTGAGGGCTATGAAGCTGACATAGCGCATACAGGCACAGATGGGTTGCTTAAATACCGTGAGCAACAATGGGATTTAATCTTATTGGATATTATGCTACCTGAGATGAGTGGGCTTGATGTACTAAAGCGTATTCGTGCAACAGAATCACAGACGCCGGTAATTATGTTGACCGCAAAGAGTGAAGTTGAAGATAAGGTAAAGGGTCTGGATCTTGGAGCAAATGATTATATAACAAAGCCGTTTGATATTGAAGAGCTACTTGCTCGCATTCGAAATGCTTTAAGGTTTTCTCAAAGAAGTAACCTACAACACGATCAACTGATATTTGCTCAATTATCCATTAATGAGCAAACACGAGAGGTTATTTATTTTAGGAAAGGGGTTCAATTGACACCTCGTGAATATGATCTTCTCTTATATTTATTGAAGCATCCAAAACAGGTACTAACACGAGAGCAAATTTTAGAGGCTGTTTGGGGATACGACTATTATGGTGATACGAATGTTGTGGATGTTTATATTCGTTATGTTCGACAAAAGCTTGAAGCTGCTAATGATACACCAATTATCCAAACGGTGCGTGGTGTTGGCTATGTGCTGAAGGAGCACAAACATGAGACTTAAAACAAAAATTCATCTACTAACAACACTATTAATGCTCGTTATTTTAGTTGCAACAAATAGTGGTATTTACATTTTGTATGAGAAATTTGCTTATAACACTGAATATAAACAGCTCCAAACGAGAGCAGATGAGCTTAGTTCTGCATTAAGCCAGTTAAATGAACAGACTAACTTACAGCAAGTATTAAGAGCTTATATGCCAACAGATGGCGCTGTATATATTTATGATGGGCAGCACTTAAAAACGAAGGTTCAGGCTTCGCTTGAGATGCCTGATGTTCCGCATATTACGTTCACTATGCCAGCTATTTGGATGGATAGAACAGTTGTGCAAATAAAATTAATACAGCCAATGGAAGAAGTAGCAAATACATTAGGTTTGCTAAAAGTGATATTGGTTGTTGTAACAATCGTCGCAACAATTCCTATATTTTTAGCGAGCTTAGCGCTTAGTCGCCTTATTTTATTACCACTAGAGCGTTTAAATGAAACGATGCTAAAAAGTGCAACGACTGGCAAGTATGAAAAAATTGAAATTCCCGATAAGGGTGGGGACGAGTTAACAAACATTAATCGAACTTTTAATTTGATGATGGAGAAGCTTGAGCAGCATTATCAAAAGCAACAGCAATTTGTTTCAAATGCTTCCCATGAATTAAAAACGCCAATTACTGTGATCAAAAGTTATGCAAAATTGCTATTGCGTAGAGGATTTGACAATAAGGAGGTAGCACAGGAATCCTTACAAGCTATTGTCAATGAATCTTCGCGCATGCATGAGATGGTGCTGCAATTACTGGAGCTAGCCAAAAACAACGAGCATCTTGACATACATTTTGTAAAGTTAGAGCTCACCCCGTTCTTAAATAAGGTTGCTACGCAAATGCAGCAGGCTTATCATCGTGCATTCGTCGTTGATGCAGAAGTGCCAAACTATATTTATAGTGATGAAAAAATGCTGAAACAGCTGCTCTTTATTTTACTGGATAATGCTCGGAAATATAGTGAAAAAGAGGTTCACATACATGCGACAGAAACTGTAGACCATGTCTTAATTACTATTCAAGATTTTGGAGTGGGTATTCCAACTGAGCATGTTTCTCATTTATTCGAGCGTTTTTATCGCGTGGCGGAGGACCGTAACCGTAAAACTGGGGGCTCTGGCTTAGGGCTTGCTATTGCCCATGAGTTAGCGGGGCAGCTGGGTATTACGATTGATGTTGAAAGTACACTAGGTGAAGGCTCGAACTTTACACTACGCGTACCAAAGGAGGGGCAACTGTGAAAAAATGGCTATTGATAATGGGTGCCATCGTCCTTCTTTGTAGTGGAACGCTATGGTTTGTTCAATATCGTTTCTTTCATGTTGAGCCTCTCGACAAGACGGAGGCAATTCGACATATCGAAACAATCTACAACGGTCATGTAACACAAGCTAAAAAGCAAGGAAATGAGTATGAAATGGTATTTACACGAGATGGTATGACTTATACAGTGATGCTAGATGCAACTACACAGCAAACAAAAGATTTGAAATTGAAGGAGGCGGAAGGTCAATTACTGTTAACAGAAGCGCAAATACGACAATTTGTTGAGAAAGAGTATGGGGACATCGAAAGTGTCGTGTTAACAAATTCAATTTACACTGTGCGTGTTGAAAAAGAGGATAAACAAAAGGATCTCGCACTAGATGCCTATACAGGAGAGATCTTATCTGAAAAAAATGTTGAGCCAATTGAGCGATCTAAAGGTGTAAATGTTATTAATGAACAGCAAGCAATTAAGATTGCCCAGCAACAACTAAATGGTGAGGTGGATTCAGTTGATTATGAGGAAACTGCGGATGGTGGCTACTATTTAGTTGAAATTGAAACAAAGGATAACGAAGCTGTTTTTCAAATACATGCAGTCTCAGGAAAGATTATGTCCGTTACATGGGATGAAGAGCATTAAGTGCTTCTCATGAAATTCTAATGTTTCTCTTATTGTCCTATCATCATTGCTTGATAAGCTAAGAATAGATAGAAAAAGGAGAGATGAATATGAAAAAAATCATTTTAATCCCAGCGTTAGTCGGTGTACTTGGCGTTGGA
Proteins encoded in this region:
- a CDS encoding response regulator transcription factor yields the protein MTNRILIIEDEENIARVLQLELQFEGYEADIAHTGTDGLLKYREQQWDLILLDIMLPEMSGLDVLKRIRATESQTPVIMLTAKSEVEDKVKGLDLGANDYITKPFDIEELLARIRNALRFSQRSNLQHDQLIFAQLSINEQTREVIYFRKGVQLTPREYDLLLYLLKHPKQVLTREQILEAVWGYDYYGDTNVVDVYIRYVRQKLEAANDTPIIQTVRGVGYVLKEHKHET
- a CDS encoding PepSY domain-containing protein, which produces MKKWLLIMGAIVLLCSGTLWFVQYRFFHVEPLDKTEAIRHIETIYNGHVTQAKKQGNEYEMVFTRDGMTYTVMLDATTQQTKDLKLKEAEGQLLLTEAQIRQFVEKEYGDIESVVLTNSIYTVRVEKEDKQKDLALDAYTGEILSEKNVEPIERSKGVNVINEQQAIKIAQQQLNGEVDSVDYEETADGGYYLVEIETKDNEAVFQIHAVSGKIMSVTWDEEH
- a CDS encoding HAMP domain-containing sensor histidine kinase, producing MRLKTKIHLLTTLLMLVILVATNSGIYILYEKFAYNTEYKQLQTRADELSSALSQLNEQTNLQQVLRAYMPTDGAVYIYDGQHLKTKVQASLEMPDVPHITFTMPAIWMDRTVVQIKLIQPMEEVANTLGLLKVILVVVTIVATIPIFLASLALSRLILLPLERLNETMLKSATTGKYEKIEIPDKGGDELTNINRTFNLMMEKLEQHYQKQQQFVSNASHELKTPITVIKSYAKLLLRRGFDNKEVAQESLQAIVNESSRMHEMVLQLLELAKNNEHLDIHFVKLELTPFLNKVATQMQQAYHRAFVVDAEVPNYIYSDEKMLKQLLFILLDNARKYSEKEVHIHATETVDHVLITIQDFGVGIPTEHVSHLFERFYRVAEDRNRKTGGSGLGLAIAHELAGQLGITIDVESTLGEGSNFTLRVPKEGQL